Genomic segment of Apium graveolens cultivar Ventura chromosome 7, ASM990537v1, whole genome shotgun sequence:
attcataatgtacccaatgtctaaTTTTATTATTACcaggtcaaggataacttttaatagtatcaaagtatattaattctcatatagaaatataatgattacaggtcaaaggaccaatacatcattatcactgtgagattaacttatgacactataaacatgtagtatctcacaacgggtcaatccagcaccatatATTTAATACATGAGCCtatgttttgactttagtatcaccatacctatgaccaatgagatgtgatcatcagccaacaaacacactagtctcaatgtatttattatcgtctcttaacaataatacttgactagggacctttaggaatataaatactattctcataatctcatttctaagtcacgtacttagagatatagatttacatatcatattccaagggcatttattaatctaacatcttatcgcagaaaataaagatataataaattactaaagaataatccatataatcataattaataatccaaatgtttcataatataaacataatagtgttgtctctagggcataaACACTGACAGACGAGTCCCCGGAGCGTCGCTCTTCCTCCCGGAAAGATAAAAGATACAAGCTAGACAGAAAGCAAATTACATCCAATAATCTCGGGGGACCCCACCCCGGGACTCATAATCTGAACCCAAGAAGAATGAAAAAAAACCCAATGCTAAGAGAGAGTCCAAACAAGAGCCAGAGTGGACACCTCTCAATAGGCCCCGGGCTAACATCTTGCGTGAAGTTAAAGGTAAACCATTCTATTGTCCTCCGAAACCTTTACTTGCGCCCCCTGAGAACAGGGCCCGGGACAAACATTGTGGCTATCATGAAGATCATGGCCATACGACAGAAAATTATTTCTCTCTCAAGATGTTCATAGAAGATCAAATCAAGAAAGGAAATATGAACTAGTATCTTCAAAGGAGAGTGAATGACAAAGATAGGGCCCCGGAAAGCGGCACAAATGTGGTGAATGTTGTCTTCGGAGGCATGGCTTCTCCACCCTGGAGCCCAGACCCGGATAATGATGTGATGATGATCCAGCCTTTCGAGGATTAGACAATATACTTCTCCTACTCGAATTTTGAAGGACTCAATCCGGATCACAACTAGGCCTTGGTGGTAACCCTGGATGTCGCAAATAACGAGGTAAAGAGAATTTTAGTTGATAATGGTTCCTCTGCTAATATTGTGTTCGAGCACACACTCAACAGGATGGAGCTCGACCACCTCCGCATGGACCCCTGTCTCGAAGACCCCTTGTATGGATTCGGGAATACAATGATTCCAATCCGGGATGTCATTTATCTGCCCATTATCTTTGGGACGACACCCCAGCAGGTCTCCCATATAATGAAGTTCTATGTGATATGCGCAACCTCATCATACAACATGATCCTTGGAAGACCTACAATCACAAAACTCAAAGCAATTCCCTCAACAATTCACTTAAAGCTTAAATTTCCCACCCTGAGAGGAATTGGAGAGCTAAAAGGAGATAGAGAAATGGCAGGGAGGTGTTATGGCCAAGCTCTGGTCATGGAAGAAATAGAACCGGAGAACAGAAAGAGGATAATGACCCTACCCAAGGGGCAAAGCAGAAAAAAGCATCGCGAACACCTCAGTAAAAGAGCCAGACTAGATGTGAATATGATCGAGGATTCAGGGTATAGCATAACCAATGCAGACGCCCAGATTCAGAAGTTTGTGGAAACAAAATAGAAGACAAAAGTCAAACTTGCCGACAAGATAATAGAAGTGGAGCTGGAACCCGGGAACCTCACCCGGAAGATCAAAGTTGGCAAGGGCCTGGAAACCACCTTCCAGAAAGAGCTTATTGATCTGTTGAAAGAATATGCTGATGTATTCGCCTGATCCCCGGAAGACATGTCGGGGATTGATGAATCTGTGGCAATGCACAACTTGGAAGTAGATCCGAAACAAAGACCCATCAAGTAAAAGCGAAGAAACTTTGCCCCGAAAAGACAACAAGCGATAGATCAAGAAGTGGAAAAGTTTTTGAAGGCAGATATCATCTGCGAAATTAAGTATTCAGATTGGCTAGCAAATGTTGTATTAGTCAAGAAGcccaatggaaagtggagaatgtgtgttGATTACACAAGTCTCAATTCAGCATGCCCAAAAGACTCCTACCCCCTACCCAACATTGACCAGTTGATAGATGCCACTTCGGGCCATGTTATGCTAAGTTTTATGGATGCTTTTTCGAGATACAACCAAGTCAAAATGAATCCGGCAGATATCGTGAAGAATGCATTCATTACACACCGGGCTGTGTACGACTTTGTCATGATGCCATTCAGATTAATCAACGCCGGGGCGACATATCATAAAATGATGAATACCATCTTCAAAAGCCAACTGGGAAGGAATATGGAATcttatgttgatgatataattTCCAAGTCAGTCACGATCCTGGatcacatcaaagacctcaaggAATGCTTCGACAACTTGATGAAGTACAACATGAAGCTGAACCCGGAAAAATGCGCTTTCGGAGTCCCCTCTGGGAAATTTCTCGATTTTCTGGTTAGTAAATGGGGAATAGAAGCCAACCCAGAGAAAATCAAAGCTATAACGGAAATGGCAATTCTCCGGACTCAAAAAGACATTCAGAAACTGGCAGGATGCTTGGAAGCCCTTCGCAGATTTATCCCAAAACTAGCAGAAAGATGCTTGCCTTTCTTTGAGCTGCTTAAAGGAGCCCGGAACAAAAAGCTGGTCGATTGGACTCCGGAATGCCAAGCCGCATTTGAAGAAGTCAAGCAACACCTAATGAACCCGCCTACTCTTTCAAAAGCCAAGCCTGGGGAGCCTCTATATTACAGTCGAGGCGAGAGCGGTCTCTTCGGCTCTCATACGGGAAGAAAGTGGGACACAGAGCCCTGTCTACTATGTATGTCAAGTCCTCAAGGACGCTGAAACCCGGTACCCAAACTTAGAAAAATTCGCCTTAGCCCTTGTACACTCAAGCAGGAAGTTAAGGCAATATTTTTAAGGCCGGGAAATCAAGGTGATCACTGATCAACCACTTTGAAAAATCATGCACAAGCCGGATGCCACCGGgaggttggtaaattgggcaATCAAATTGAGCCAATTTAACCATAAATTTGTTCCAAGGACgaccataaaagcccaggcattggccgAGTTTGTCATGGAGTGCACTTTCCCCGAAGCCCTAGAAGTGCCAATAACCCAATTCGGAGGCGAAAAGGAGACTAACGACAATAATGCATGGACTTTATATGTTGATGGCTCGGCGATAGTCGAAAGGTCCAGAGCAGGCCTAATCCTCTCCAGCCCGGATGGATTCATAATTCAACAAGTCATAACATTTGCTTTCAAAGCAACCAACAATCAAGCTGAATATGAAGCACTCCTCCCCGGGCTCGGGTTAGCCAAATCCCTTGGAGTCAAACATTTATTTATCTATAGTGATTCATATATTATGGTCAAACATACCATTGGAGAATATATCACGAAAGATCCCAAGTTGGCTCAATATCAAGCAATGGTGAGAAGTATCCTGGAAACCATCCTGGATACCACCATTTTGCAAATTAATAGAGAAGGAAACTCCAAAGCAGATGAGCTATCCAAGCTCGTCCAGAATACCTCGGACCTAAGCAGTTCGGTCTACTTCGAAGAGCTCGGGGCTCCCAGCACCGATCGGCCCGAAGTCTTGTGCATCAGCAGCCTGGATAATTGGATGACTCCCTATATAGCCTATTTGAAGGATGGAACCCTACCAGAAGATCAGAACAAGGCATGCTACCTCGTATATAAGGCTGTTTGGTTCTTTCTGGAAGATAATCAGCTATACAGGCGGACCTTCTCGGTGTCAACTCTAAAATGTGTCGATCCGGATGAGGCAGATTATTGTCTCCGGGAGGTGAACGAAGGAATCTGCGGGGATCACCTAGCTGCCAAGGTACTAGCCTACAAAGTCATCAGGAAGGGTTACTATTGTCCCACTATCCACGTAGATGCAGTTGCGTATGTAAAAAAGTGCAGCAAGTGCCAAAAGTTCAGCAATGTGCCAAAACAGAGTCCAATCTTCCGGGGTCGGTGCTCTCTCCGGTGCCATTTACCGTCTGGGGAATCGATATCATGGGTCCTTTTCCCCGGGCCAAAGGAGATTTGCGCTATGTGCTAATAACAATTGATTATATTACCAAGTGGGCAGAAGCCAAAGCTATGAGAATCATCAATCAACAAGACTACATCAAATTCATGGATTCAATTGTGATGAGGTTCGGGATTCCAATGATTTTG
This window contains:
- the LOC141674630 gene encoding uncharacterized protein LOC141674630, which gives rise to MHKPDATGRLVNWAIKLSQFNHKFVPRTTIKAQALAEFVMECTFPEALEVPITQFGGEKETNDNNAWTLYVDGSAIVERSRAGLILSSPDGFIIQQVITFAFKATNNQAEYEALLPGLGLAKSLGVKHLFIYSDSYIMVKHTIGEYITKDPKLAQYQAMVRSILETILDTTILQINREGNSKADELSKLVQNTSDLSSSVYFEELGAPSTDRPEVLCISSLDNWMTPYIAYLKDGTLPEDQNKACYLVYKAVWFFLEDNQLYRRTFSVSTLKCVDPDEADYCLREVNEGICGDHLAAKQVPKVQQCAKTESNLPGSVLSPVPFTVWGIDIMGPFPRAKGDLRYVLITIDYITKWAEAKAMRIINQQDYIKFMDSIVMRFGIPMILISDNETQFVGSNFEAYLKELEIKYKKAFVAHPQGNEQVEVTNRTILRGLKKRTTSRTGTGETPFKLAYGTKARLPVETGSPSHRVVNFDEVSNIEGLKTILELLDEVRDRAVEKIESYKEKTKLYFAKKAKIREYEVGDLVLRDTEASDPTNQGKLHPNWEDLYIVKEVLRPGTYKLNHLGGTEVPNTWHGAQLRKFYH